A genomic window from Cryobacterium sp. SO2 includes:
- a CDS encoding alpha-L-rhamnosidase has translation MPQPAAFPVTVTAFWAEGRGRPDFLATGSPTLSWQIETDAPGWLQHSYELETRLGSTIRGERRQTVHSQHQPWPAEPLGPYTSTAVRVRVTGTDGSVSEFSPWLELRTGPLSPADWTAPFIAATSETTDPEDRGSTRFRTLVETGPGLVSAVLSATAHGIYQAVINGQVVGDEVLTPGWTSYDDRLTFQSYDVTGLLTEGANVLGATVADGWYRERFGFDGNFQQGYPGPRALSLQLRLEYADGRVETVLTDDTWTASDTGPVTRAGIYPGESFDARLDDAALVDPGTALPHPLPVTVLGTDIANPVRLTPSFAPPVRRIEHLAVQQISTSPSGATLLDFGQNLVGWLELTVDAPAGHTVTLRHAEVLENGELGVRPLRFAEATDHFTGDGDGPRVWSPAFTFHGFRYAEVTDWPGDLRPEHIRAVVVHNDMVRTGHLQTSNPLLNQLHQNVVWGMRGNFLSLPTDCPQRDERLGWTGDIQVFTPTASYLYDVAGFLGSWLRDVDADQRRAGGVVPFVVPNPLPMTPMAAAAWGDAATLVPDALFARYGDRAALASQYESMRAWVDVVDGLAGPDHLWSGGFQFGDWLDPSAPPENPAAAKTDPDIVATAYFFRSTSRLAAAAEVLGHDADAARYAGLAEDIRAAFVAEYVTPAGRMLSDAHTAYALAIGFGLLTDPALIEKAGTRLAELVRSHGYRIGTGFVGTPLICDALCLGGQSDVAYRLLLEEGCPSWLYPVSMGATTIWERWDSMLPDGSINPGEMTSFNHYALGAVADWMHRAIGGIATGEPGSRVVLVAPVLGGGLTSASASLDTGYGPVTVDWTLTGSTFALAVSVPPNTTAVVRLPGGTETEEVGSGAHEWVTDVAALVATAAPALLNMQTSLSEIITDADAASALQGLFAELGYFIGLGWTTGGRWKSNSPLGTSLIMMPPAGVARVESLLEHLNARAVSIREP, from the coding sequence ATGCCTCAGCCCGCCGCGTTTCCCGTCACCGTCACCGCGTTCTGGGCGGAGGGCCGTGGCCGGCCCGACTTCCTCGCGACGGGCTCGCCCACCCTGTCCTGGCAGATCGAGACGGATGCGCCGGGCTGGCTGCAACACTCCTACGAGCTGGAAACCCGGCTCGGGTCGACCATCCGCGGCGAGCGCCGGCAAACCGTGCACTCCCAGCACCAGCCCTGGCCGGCCGAGCCGCTCGGCCCCTACACGTCGACCGCGGTGCGGGTGCGGGTGACCGGAACCGACGGGTCGGTCTCGGAGTTCAGCCCGTGGCTGGAGCTGCGCACCGGACCGCTCTCCCCCGCCGACTGGACCGCGCCCTTCATCGCGGCCACATCGGAAACCACCGATCCAGAGGACCGCGGCAGCACCCGGTTCCGCACCCTCGTCGAGACCGGCCCCGGCCTGGTCTCCGCCGTGCTCTCGGCCACCGCGCACGGCATCTACCAGGCGGTGATCAACGGCCAGGTCGTCGGCGACGAGGTGCTCACCCCCGGCTGGACCAGCTACGACGACAGGCTCACCTTCCAGTCCTACGACGTGACCGGGCTGCTCACGGAGGGCGCGAACGTGCTCGGCGCCACCGTGGCCGACGGCTGGTATCGCGAACGGTTCGGCTTCGACGGCAACTTCCAGCAGGGCTACCCCGGGCCCCGGGCGCTGTCGCTGCAGCTGCGGCTGGAGTACGCCGACGGCCGGGTCGAGACGGTTCTCACCGATGACACCTGGACCGCCAGCGACACCGGCCCGGTCACCCGCGCGGGCATCTACCCCGGCGAGAGCTTCGACGCCCGGCTGGACGATGCCGCGCTGGTGGACCCGGGGACGGCGCTGCCGCATCCGCTGCCCGTCACCGTGCTCGGTACGGACATCGCGAACCCGGTCCGGCTCACCCCGTCGTTCGCTCCGCCGGTGCGCCGGATCGAACACCTGGCCGTGCAGCAGATCAGCACCAGCCCGAGCGGGGCGACCCTGCTCGACTTCGGCCAGAACCTGGTCGGCTGGCTCGAGCTCACCGTGGATGCACCCGCCGGGCACACCGTGACCCTGCGGCACGCGGAGGTGCTCGAGAACGGCGAGCTCGGCGTGCGGCCGCTGCGGTTCGCCGAGGCCACCGACCACTTCACCGGCGACGGCGATGGCCCGCGCGTCTGGAGCCCCGCCTTCACCTTCCACGGCTTCCGCTACGCGGAGGTTACCGACTGGCCCGGCGACCTGCGGCCGGAGCACATCCGCGCGGTGGTCGTGCACAACGACATGGTGCGCACCGGGCACCTGCAGACCAGCAACCCGCTGCTCAACCAGCTGCACCAGAACGTGGTCTGGGGCATGCGCGGCAACTTCCTCAGCCTGCCCACCGACTGCCCGCAACGCGACGAACGGCTCGGCTGGACCGGCGATATCCAGGTGTTCACGCCCACCGCGAGCTACCTCTATGACGTGGCCGGATTCCTCGGCTCCTGGCTGCGCGACGTGGACGCCGACCAGCGCCGGGCCGGCGGGGTGGTGCCGTTCGTGGTGCCCAACCCGCTGCCGATGACGCCGATGGCCGCCGCCGCCTGGGGCGACGCCGCCACGCTGGTGCCGGATGCGCTCTTCGCGCGCTACGGCGACCGGGCCGCGCTGGCCAGCCAATACGAAAGCATGCGCGCCTGGGTCGATGTGGTCGACGGGCTGGCCGGCCCCGATCACCTGTGGAGCGGCGGGTTCCAGTTCGGCGACTGGCTCGACCCGAGCGCCCCGCCGGAGAACCCGGCCGCGGCCAAGACCGACCCCGACATCGTCGCCACGGCGTACTTCTTCCGCTCCACCAGCCGGCTCGCCGCCGCCGCGGAGGTGCTCGGCCACGACGCCGACGCGGCCCGGTACGCCGGGCTGGCCGAGGACATCCGCGCCGCATTCGTGGCCGAATACGTCACCCCGGCCGGGCGGATGCTCTCCGACGCCCACACCGCGTACGCCCTGGCGATCGGCTTCGGCCTGCTCACCGACCCGGCGCTGATCGAGAAGGCGGGCACCCGGCTGGCCGAGCTGGTGCGCTCGCACGGCTACCGCATCGGCACCGGCTTCGTGGGCACCCCGCTGATCTGCGACGCGCTGTGCCTGGGCGGCCAGAGCGACGTGGCGTACCGGCTGCTGCTCGAGGAGGGCTGCCCGTCGTGGTTGTACCCGGTGTCGATGGGCGCCACCACCATCTGGGAGCGCTGGGACAGCATGCTGCCGGACGGCAGCATCAACCCCGGCGAGATGACCTCGTTCAACCACTACGCCCTCGGCGCGGTCGCCGACTGGATGCACCGCGCCATCGGCGGCATCGCCACCGGCGAGCCCGGCTCGCGCGTGGTGTTGGTGGCGCCGGTGCTCGGCGGCGGACTCACCAGTGCGTCCGCCTCGCTCGACACCGGCTACGGCCCAGTCACCGTGGACTGGACCCTCACCGGCAGCACCTTCGCGCTGGCCGTGTCGGTGCCGCCGAACACCACCGCGGTGGTGCGGCTGCCGGGAGGGACCGAGACCGAGGAGGTGGGCTCCGGTGCGCACGAGTGGGTCACCGATGTGGCCGCGCTCGTGGCGACCGCCGCCCCGGCGCTGCTGAACATGCAGACCTCGCTGTCGGAGATCATCACCGACGCCGACGCGGCATCCGCCCTGCAGGGGTTGTTCGCCGAGCTGGGCTACTTCATCGGCCTGGGCTGGACCACCGGCGGCCGTTGGAAGAGCAACTCGCCGCTGGGCACGTCGCTGATCATGATGCCCCCGGCCGGTGTGGCCCGGGTGGAGTCCCTCCTGGAGCACCTCAACGCGCGAGCCGTGAGCATCCGCGAGCCGTGA
- a CDS encoding aldo/keto reductase codes for MSVPELALNNGHSIPQLGMGTWPLTDAAVAPVIVTAVELGYRHIDTAVKYGNETGVGQGVRDCGLPREELFVTTKLDGVYQGDDRAIAGLDASLGRLGLDYVDLLLIHWPVPARDLYVSTWRTFEKLLAAGKARSIGVSNFTPAHLDRLRAETDIVPAVNQIQISPYIPRAEQRAYDSAHGIVTTSWSPLGQGNTLLAEPLISGLAAKHGKTPGQVVLRWHLELGLVAIPKSASATRLQENLDIFDFSLDADDLAAIATLDQGPGVGVDSDVDGH; via the coding sequence ATGTCTGTACCCGAATTGGCCCTCAACAACGGCCACAGCATTCCCCAGTTGGGCATGGGCACCTGGCCGCTCACCGACGCCGCGGTGGCCCCGGTGATCGTGACCGCGGTGGAGCTGGGCTATCGGCACATCGACACGGCCGTGAAGTACGGCAACGAAACCGGGGTGGGGCAGGGCGTGCGGGACTGCGGACTGCCGCGTGAGGAACTCTTCGTCACGACCAAGCTCGACGGCGTCTACCAGGGTGACGACAGGGCGATCGCGGGGCTGGATGCCTCGCTCGGCCGGCTCGGCCTGGATTATGTAGACCTGCTCCTCATCCACTGGCCGGTGCCCGCGCGCGATCTCTACGTGTCTACCTGGCGCACCTTCGAGAAGCTGCTCGCCGCCGGCAAGGCCCGGTCGATCGGCGTCTCGAACTTCACGCCGGCGCACCTGGACAGGTTGCGCGCCGAGACCGACATCGTGCCGGCCGTGAACCAGATCCAGATCAGCCCATACATCCCTCGCGCCGAGCAGCGCGCCTACGACTCGGCGCACGGCATCGTCACCACCTCGTGGAGCCCGCTCGGCCAGGGCAACACCCTGCTCGCCGAGCCGCTGATCAGCGGGCTGGCCGCAAAGCACGGCAAGACCCCCGGCCAGGTCGTGCTGCGCTGGCACCTGGAGCTGGGCCTGGTGGCGATCCCGAAGTCGGCGAGTGCCACCCGGCTGCAAGAGAACCTGGACATCTTCGACTTCAGCCTCGACGCCGACGACCTCGCAGCGATCGCGACCCTCGACCAGGGCCCCGGTGTGGGCGTGGACTCGGACGTCGACGGGCACTGA